One Planctomycetota bacterium DNA window includes the following coding sequences:
- a CDS encoding Nramp family divalent metal transporter has protein sequence MSQQDQKANGKCDVKLPLAAVDISAAKPSVPAKAGFWASIILFFSLLGPGLITGNFGNDAGGITTYSVCGAQFGLKMLWMIIPVCVLLVLYQEMSGRMGAVTGKGLSDLIRENFGIRFAFYLIIGKFFAGMSNAVAEFAGVAASMQLFGVSKYISVPVVAVLIWLLAIKANYRKVEKLFLIGTVFFASYIVAGFMEPLNWREIGRETFNISNISFRHDYFVLFVALIGTTVAPWMVFYHQSAVVEKGIRISDYKYFRWETIASGLSVMVVIFFIIITCSGLHKAGIKIETADQAARALQPLAGDYAFALFGIGLLVASVGAALILPLSTSFSVCEIFGWESGVSKRFNEAPQFYWLFTFQIFIGAAIILIIPDKKLIDVMVISQVVNGVVLPFVLITMVILINKKKVMGQYTNGPVFNAISILATVLITLAIIFMLVSPLFGN, from the coding sequence ATGAGCCAGCAAGACCAGAAAGCGAACGGCAAGTGTGATGTAAAGCTTCCCCTGGCGGCGGTGGATATCTCCGCGGCCAAGCCGTCTGTTCCCGCTAAGGCGGGTTTTTGGGCGAGTATCATCCTGTTCTTTTCTTTGCTGGGGCCGGGGCTAATCACCGGGAATTTCGGTAACGATGCGGGCGGCATTACCACGTATTCGGTTTGCGGCGCCCAATTCGGGCTTAAGATGCTCTGGATGATTATCCCGGTATGCGTGCTTTTGGTTTTGTATCAGGAAATGAGCGGGCGGATGGGTGCGGTGACCGGCAAGGGCCTTTCCGACCTCATCCGGGAGAACTTCGGGATACGTTTCGCCTTTTACCTGATTATCGGGAAGTTTTTCGCGGGCATGTCGAATGCCGTGGCGGAATTCGCCGGGGTGGCCGCTTCCATGCAGCTTTTCGGCGTGAGCAAATATATTTCGGTCCCGGTGGTGGCGGTTTTGATATGGCTCCTGGCGATAAAAGCCAATTACCGGAAAGTCGAGAAGCTCTTTTTAATCGGCACCGTTTTTTTTGCTTCCTATATAGTCGCCGGCTTCATGGAACCTTTGAACTGGAGGGAAATCGGCCGGGAGACTTTTAATATTTCCAATATCAGTTTCCGGCACGATTATTTCGTCTTGTTTGTGGCGTTAATCGGGACGACCGTGGCGCCGTGGATGGTTTTTTACCACCAGTCGGCGGTAGTGGAAAAAGGCATCCGTATTTCAGACTATAAATATTTCCGGTGGGAAACGATTGCTTCCGGTTTGAGCGTTATGGTGGTGATATTTTTCATTATCATCACGTGTTCAGGCCTGCATAAAGCAGGGATAAAAATAGAAACGGCGGACCAGGCGGCGCGCGCACTCCAGCCCCTGGCCGGAGATTATGCTTTCGCATTGTTCGGGATTGGGCTTCTGGTGGCGAGCGTCGGCGCGGCATTGATACTGCCGCTTTCCACGTCGTTTTCCGTCTGCGAGATTTTCGGGTGGGAAAGCGGCGTTTCCAAAAGGTTCAACGAAGCGCCCCAGTTTTACTGGCTCTTCACTTTCCAGATTTTTATCGGCGCCGCAATCATACTCATTATCCCGGATAAAAAACTGATAGATGTCATGGTCATTTCGCAGGTGGTCAACGGGGTGGTCCTACCGTTTGTCCTTATTACCATGGTTATTTTAATAAATAAGAAGAAGGTCATGGGCCAATACACCAACGGCCCTGTTTTTAACGCTATCAGCATACTTGCCACGGTCCTTATCACGCTGGCAATTATTTTCATGCTGGTCAGTCCGCTATTCGGAAACTAA